The genome window GAGACCACGAGCCCATCGGCTCCGGCATCCAGCGAGCGCCGGGTGTCCTCCGCGGTCAGCACGCCCTTGACGAACAGCCGGCCGGGCCACACGCTGCGGATCCACTCCAGGTCCTGGATGGACAGGGTGGGGTCGAACATGCTGCTGATGATGGTCGGCAGGTCTTCCGCCGAGGAGCTGAGCGAGGCGAAGGACAGCGGGTCGGTGGTCAGGAAGTTGAACCACCACTCGGGCCGGTGGCTGGCATCCAGCACCGTCTTGAGGCTCAGCCGGGGTGGGATGGTCATGCCGTTGCGCACGTCCCGCAGCCGGTTCCCCGCCACCGGGGTGTCCACCGTGACCAGCAGCGTTCCGAAACCGGCCGACGTAGCGCGTTCGATCAGGTCCAGCGACCGCTGCCGATCCTTCCAGAGGTACAGCTGGAACCACCGGGTGCCCGGGGTCCCGTGCAGTTGGGTCCCCACGGCGTCGCTCACCTCGGCGACCTGCTCCAGTGAGCGGGTACCCATGGTGGAGAGGGTGAAGGGGATCCCCGCGGCAGCCGCCGCGGCCGCCCCGCCGTCCTCACCCTCAGCGTGCATGAACCGGGTGAAGCCCGTCGGGGCGATGCCGAAGGGCAGCGCCGAGGTGCCGCCGGCGATCGGCGTGCTCAGGTCAGCGGCGGCGGTGCCGTGCAGGATCCGTGGCAGCAGCTCCGTGGCCGCGAAGGCCTCCCGCGTGCGCCGGGCCGTCAGCTCCTGGCCGGCGGCACCGTCCACGTAGTCGAAGGCGGGGCGTGGGGTGCGCCGCTGCGCGATGGTCCGCAGATCGTCGATGTCCGCGGCGCTGGCCAGCCGGGCGGCCCGGCGGTCCAGGCTGGGGCGGCCGAACTGCATCAAGGGCCGCAACTCGGAGATCCGGGGGAACTGCCGTCTCATCGGGTCCTTCCGCTCAGGCTGGGCATTCAGGCCGGGTAGAGGGGATTGTGGCCGGCATCCACTCGTTCGGACTCGCGCACCGGGTCCGGCGCGGTCCCCGCTCCGAACGGCGAGCCGCCGAGCTCCTCGCGTCCGTGCTCGGTGAGCCAGCCGCTCAGGTCCGGGCCCTGCGGCACGATCCCGGTCGGGTTGATGTCCCGGTGAACCTGGTAGTAATGGCTCTTGATCTGCGTGAAGTCGATCGTGTCCCCGAAGCCGGGCGTCTGGAACAGGTCCCGGGCGTATCCCCACAGCGCGGGCATCTCGTCCAGCTTGTTGCGGTTGCACTTGAAGTGCCCGTGGTAGACAGGGTCGAAACGGGCGAGTGTGGTGAAGAGCCGCACGTCGGCCTCCGTGATGGTGTCCCCCATGAGGTATCGCCGGTCCGTGAGGCGCTCCTCGAGCCAGTCCAGGGCGGTCCAGAGACGGTCATAGGCGGAGTCGTAGGCCTCCTGGGAGCCGGCGAAGCCGCAGCGGTACACGCCGTTGTTGACCTCGGTGAAGATACGCGTGACCACTTCCCGCATCTCCGGCAGCTTCTCCTTCGGAAGCAGGTCCGGTGCGCCCTCACGGTGGTACATCTTCCACTGGGTGGAGAAGTCGAGGGTCATCTGCGGGTAGTCGTTGGTCACCACGGCGCCGGTGGGGATGTCCACGATCGCTGGGACGGTGATGCCACGCGGGTAGCCGGGGAAGCGCTGGAAGTAGTTCTCCTGGAGGCGTTCGGTGCCCAGGACGGGGTCCTTGCCGCCCGGATCCAGGTCGAAGGTCCAGGACCGCTCGTCATGGGTGGGGCCCGGGGTGCCGAGGGAGAGGACGTCCTCCAGCCCCAGGAGCCGGCGAACGATGATGGCGCGGTTGGCCCAGGGGCAGGCCCGGGCGGCCACCAGGCGGTAGCGGCCGGGCTCCACCGGCCAGGCCTCAGCGCCTTCGGTGAGGCCGCCCTGCGCGCGGCCGATCTTGTCTCCGGCGACCCGCGGCGCAGCCAGCGCGGCAGCCGGGTCAGCGACGATCCGGTCCTGGATGTAATTGGTGTCCCGGGTGAATTCCTGCCCGGCCATCACGTAACTGCCCTGTCGGTTCTCGTTCTGGTCCATACACTGAGCCTATGGCCTCCACCGCACCCGCCCCAGAGCCACAGCCGGAACAGCCGCCGGTCCCTTCATCCACATCGCAGGCTGACTCGCACCTGACCGCCTCCGTACTGGCGGACAACCCCTCGGGCATGACGCTGGAGGGCACCAACACCTATCTGATCGGAGACCCTGAGGCCGAGACCGTGGTCGTGGTGGACCCGGGTCCGGTGGAGGGTGCCGAGCAGCACCTGGAGGCCGTGCTCGAGGCCGCACGGGGCCGCCGGATCGAGTTGATCCTCGTGACCCATCACCATGGAGACCACACCGGCGCCGTGGACCTCTTCGCCGCGCGGACCGGGGCTCCAGTCCGCGGCGGCTCCCCCGACTGGTCGCGCGGCGGGGAACCCCTGGTTCCGGGCGAGCGGATCCCGGCGGCCGGCGTCGTGATCACCGCCTGGCACACGCCCGGCCACACCTCGGATTCCTTCTCCTTCGCCCTGCCCGACGACGGCGCGGCCGGCTCGGTGCTGACGGGGGACACGGTGCTGGGCCGGGGGACGACCGTGATCGATCACCCGGATGGCACGCTCGCGGACTACCTTCGTTCGCTGGAGACCCTGATCGCCCTCGGCGACGCCACGGTGCTGCCGGCCCACGGCCCCGTCCTGCCGTCCATGGCGCAGGTCGGGGCGATCTACCGCAACCACCGTCAGCAACGCCTGGATCAGGCCCGCCAGGCGCTGGCGGGCCTGGAGGAGGGGCAGCGGAACACCTCCTCGATCGACGAGCTCGCCCGACTGCTCTCCCACACCGTGTACCCGGACATCGACGAACGCGTGCGACCCGCCGCCGTCAAGTCCCTGTCCGCCCAGCTGGCCTACCTGGAGAACGAGTCTGACCAGGGCTGACGTCGCCTGCTGCCGAGAGTGTCCAGACTGTGATCTCCCGCGCCGCCGATCTGCCGCCATTCGGGGAGTACGCGCGAATATCATGGGACGCGGAGACCCCACCTCCACCACCCCCACCTCCCGAGTACTTTTCGGCAGTCGGACGACAGTCATGAAGCAAGGCGGACCACGTGGCAGAACAAATCGATGAACGCGCACTCCAGCAGGACGAACTCGTCCCGCCCGGGACCTCGTCCCGGGGCACCGGACAGACGATCCTGATCACCGGAGCCACCGCCGGGCTGGGTGCGGAATTCGCCCGGCAACTCGCCGGGCAGGGCCACCACCTTGTGATCACGTCCCGCAACCCCCTCCAGCTGGTAGCCAAGGCCCAGGGCCTCGAGGCCCAGTACGGCATCAGCGTGGAGACCCTCACCACGGACCTGTCCACCGCCGAGGGTGTTGACGTGGTGGCCGCCCGGTTGCGCCAGCGAGAACAGCCCATCACCATGCTCGTGAACAATGCCGGTTCAGGCCTGGCCACCGAGTTCCACGAGAGTGAGTCGGAGGACGAACTGGCGATGCTCAAGCTGCTCGTCGAGGCACCGATGCTGCTCTCCCACGCCGCCATCCAGGCGTTCCTGGCCCGCGGCGGCGGCCGGATCATCAACGTGTCCTCCGTGGCCGGATTCATCCCCGAGGGCAGCTACGGCGCCGCGAAGGCCTGGTCCATCAGTTTCAGCCGCTGGGCCAATACCCGGTACAAGCCTGACGGGGTCACCATCACAGCCCTGTGCCCGGGGCCGGTGCGGACCGAGTTCCACACCCGGGCCGGGATCGACACCTCCAAGAAGCCCAAGTGGGCGTGGATGGATGCCGAGGACGTGGTCCGCGAGGGCCTGACCGCTGCCGCCGAGGGCCGGAGTGTATGCATCCCCTCCCGCCGGTATCGTTCCCTCATGGCCGCCGCCCGGTTCAGCCCGGATGCCGTGGTGGAACGGTTCAGCCGGATCGAGCCCAAGGCCAGATAGCCCCTGACGACGAGAGGAGTACCGACCGTGACCATCCTCGTCGGTTACACGGCCAGCAAGGAATCGAAGGCGGCGCTCGAAGAGGCCATCCGCATCGCCCGGTCCACCCATGAGGGCCTGCTCGTGGTCAACGCGGGACCCGGCGGAGAGCACAAGCACGACTCCATGGTCACCGAGGACCAGCAGCTGGAATTGCAGACCCTCCTGGACTCCACCGGCCTGTCCGCCGAATTCCGCCAATACGCCCGTGGCCGCTCGACGGTGGACGAGATCAAGGACGTGGCGGACGAGGTCCAGCCCTCCGTCGTGGTGATCGGCCTCAAGCGCCGTGGCACCTTCGGTCGATTCGTCATGGGCTCCGTCTCGGACGGGCTGCTCAAGGAACTCGACCAGCCCGTGCTATGCGTCAAGGAGAATCCCGCCAAACCCTCCGGCGTGGTCCGCGATGCGCCCTCCCAGGACATCGCCGCCGCCCCGGAGCCGCGGGCCCTCGCGGAGGCCCCGGACATCACCGATGCCCCGGACGGCACTGCCACCGCCAGGACGGACACCGGCCCGCGCCGTTAGCCACTCGGGCCGGCACGTCACGCCCCCGGCTGCAGAACCTCGGGCTCTCGGGCCGACACCATGGTCAGCGGCGAGGGATTGCCGCGGGTGGCGGTCAGGGTGAAGCTCGCAGTGCCCGGCAGATACCTGTCATCCGAGGCCTCGACCGGTGCGCCCGTGCGGGTGAAGGCCCGGCGGCGCACCCGGAGCAGCGGCGTCCCCACCGGGACCTGCAGCAGGTCTGCGTCATCCGGGTCAGCACCGATGGCGTCGATGGTGCGGGTGGCATGGTGGATGTCCACCCCGGATTCGATCAGCCGCTGGTAGATGGACCCGGAGTCCGTGTCGAAAGACAGGACATGCTGCCCCACGTCGAGGGGGTAATTGAGGCGCTCGACCATGGCCGGTGCCCCGTCCAGGAGACGCAGCCGGAACACCGAGACCACCGGCGCGCCGGCGTCCAGGTCCAGCGAGGCGGCCAGAGCGGGCCACGCCGGGCCTCGGGTGACGGTCTGCGTGGCCTGCCCCGGCTCGAAGCCCGATTGACGGCACCACTCGGAGTAGGAGATCACCCCGTCGAAGGATTGGGTGGGAACATCGTCCAGAACTGTCGACCTCCGTCCTCGGCCTGAGGTGATCAGCCCCTCGGTGCGCAGGGTGGCCATGGCCTGGCGGACCGGCCCGCGGGAGGAGGTGAACCGTTCGCAGAGCTCGGATTCCGAGGGCAGCGGGTCGCCCGGGACGAACTCCTTGCGGTGGATGGCGCTCCGGAGATACGCGGCGATCTCCTCATGTTGCTGACGTGCGGCAGTAGTCATCGTCGCCTCGGGCTCCCCTCGAGCTCAGCAGGGCCAGGCGATGATGCCGGCGGCCCCGGGTGCGGTGGTCACGTGGGTTCCCCGAGTGGCGTTGTCCCGCCGTCCAGGAAGCTGTCCCACGAATGAAGCCTATCTATACATCATCGAGACGGGCCATAGGGCGATCATAGACGGATCGTCGAGCGATCCCCGGCAGGGTCGAAATGAGACTCAGACCAGGGCTTTCTCGGGAATGTCCATCCGGTGAACAGTCGTCAAACTTGTCTATATATGGCCTTTTCGGCACCGCCGCGTCCCTACGATCATTTGTATGGACAACTCTTCCGACCTCCTCGTGATCGGCTCCGGAATCATCGGGCTCGCCACGGCATACCGCGCCCACCGACAGGGCCGGACCGTCCGTGTGATCGACAGCAACGACCGCCCCGTCGGCGCCTCCATCCAGAACTTCGGCCATGCCTGCTTCACCGGCCAGGGCGACGTTATCCAGCCCGTCGCCGAGCGAGCGCGGTCCGGCTGGCTCGAGGCCGCACGCGAGGTCGGGTTCTGGGCCGCTGAATCCGGCACCCACGTCCCGGCCATGACGGAGCTCGAGCATCAGGTGCTCCGCGAGTTCGCCGAGCACCGCGGCCCGGAGCAGGTCCGTCTCCTCGCGCGTGACGACGTGGCCGGACGCATCGGACACCCTGGCCTTCCCGCGATCGGGGGCGCCCACCTCCCCCTGGACCTGCGGGTGAATCCTCGCGAGGCGGCTCCTGCCTTGGCCCGCTGGCTGTCCGCCCGGGGGGTCGACTTCGTCTGGGGCACCCGGGTCACCGCCCTCTCGGACGGGAGCGTGCAGACCAGCCGCGGCGACTTCACGGCCCGGCAGGTCGTGGCGTGCCCCGGAGACCAACTCGGGCAGCTCTTCCCCGAGACGGCAGCACGCCATGGAGTACGGGTGTGTACCCTCGTCATGTCCCTCATCGAGCGGCCCACGGCCGTTCCGGCGGACCTGGCGTTGCTCACGGGCACCTCGCTGGCCCGGTACGACGGCTTCGGCGCCATGCCCTCGATCGGGGCGCTGCGCCGTGAACTCGCCGAGCGGGAGCCCGAACTCGTGGGGTGCATTGCCAACCTCATGGTCACCGGCATCCCGGACGGCCTCCTCATCGGGGACAGCCACGCCTATGCGCACAGCCCGGAGCCCTTCATCGACGAGGACCTGGGCCGACTTCTCCTCGACCGCGCCAGCGCGATCCTGGGCATCGGGACGCCGGTGGTCCGGCAGCGGTGGCTCGGACGGTATGCCGACAGCGCCTCGACCAACCTCATCCTGGAGCGCCCCGACGATCGCACCACGGTTGCCGTGGTGACGTCCGGCATCGGCATGACCCTCTCCTTCGGCATTGCCGACCTCGTTCTCTCCGGCGAGTCCGTCCTCGGGTACTGACCGTCCCCTCCCCCTGATTTCCGACCCCGAAAGGCACCCCGTGAAGAACGTCCGCCGCACCTCCCCCACCCTCCGCACCGCCGTGATCGCCGCGACGGCGGCAGCCGCCATTCCCGTTCTCGCCGCCTGTGGCTCATCAGGGTCCGCCGACACCCTGACCTTCGCCGCCATCCCGGCCGAATCCTCCGCCTCGCTGGAGAGCGACTACTCCAACATCGCCCAACTGATCGAACAGGAGACCGGGATCAACGTCGAGTTCCAGAACGCCTCCGACTACGCGGCCGTCATCGAGGGCCAGCGCGCGGGCCAGATCGACATCGCCTCCTATGGCCCCTTCTCCTACGTGATCGCCAAGGATTCCGGCGTGAACCTCGACCCTGTCGCCGCCCCCACCAGTGACCAGGACCAGGCACCGGCCTACACCTCGCTGGCCTACGTGGCCGCGGACTCAGACATCCAG of Citricoccus sp. K5 contains these proteins:
- a CDS encoding GntR family transcriptional regulator gives rise to the protein MTTAARQQHEEIAAYLRSAIHRKEFVPGDPLPSESELCERFTSSRGPVRQAMATLRTEGLITSGRGRRSTVLDDVPTQSFDGVISYSEWCRQSGFEPGQATQTVTRGPAWPALAASLDLDAGAPVVSVFRLRLLDGAPAMVERLNYPLDVGQHVLSFDTDSGSIYQRLIESGVDIHHATRTIDAIGADPDDADLLQVPVGTPLLRVRRRAFTRTGAPVEASDDRYLPGTASFTLTATRGNPSPLTMVSAREPEVLQPGA
- a CDS encoding alpha-hydroxy acid oxidase, whose translation is MRRQFPRISELRPLMQFGRPSLDRRAARLASAADIDDLRTIAQRRTPRPAFDYVDGAAGQELTARRTREAFAATELLPRILHGTAAADLSTPIAGGTSALPFGIAPTGFTRFMHAEGEDGGAAAAAAAGIPFTLSTMGTRSLEQVAEVSDAVGTQLHGTPGTRWFQLYLWKDRQRSLDLIERATSAGFGTLLVTVDTPVAGNRLRDVRNGMTIPPRLSLKTVLDASHRPEWWFNFLTTDPLSFASLSSSAEDLPTIISSMFDPTLSIQDLEWIRSVWPGRLFVKGVLTAEDTRRSLDAGADGLVVSNHGGRQLDRAPVSLKALAEVRAEAGPDVEIILDSGILTGSDIVAALALGADFTLIGRAYLYGLMAGGRQGVERAVELLAEETRVAMMLMGAATVADLRREGRVRAPWL
- a CDS encoding universal stress protein gives rise to the protein MTILVGYTASKESKAALEEAIRIARSTHEGLLVVNAGPGGEHKHDSMVTEDQQLELQTLLDSTGLSAEFRQYARGRSTVDEIKDVADEVQPSVVVIGLKRRGTFGRFVMGSVSDGLLKELDQPVLCVKENPAKPSGVVRDAPSQDIAAAPEPRALAEAPDITDAPDGTATARTDTGPRR
- a CDS encoding glutathione S-transferase family protein translates to MDQNENRQGSYVMAGQEFTRDTNYIQDRIVADPAAALAAPRVAGDKIGRAQGGLTEGAEAWPVEPGRYRLVAARACPWANRAIIVRRLLGLEDVLSLGTPGPTHDERSWTFDLDPGGKDPVLGTERLQENYFQRFPGYPRGITVPAIVDIPTGAVVTNDYPQMTLDFSTQWKMYHREGAPDLLPKEKLPEMREVVTRIFTEVNNGVYRCGFAGSQEAYDSAYDRLWTALDWLEERLTDRRYLMGDTITEADVRLFTTLARFDPVYHGHFKCNRNKLDEMPALWGYARDLFQTPGFGDTIDFTQIKSHYYQVHRDINPTGIVPQGPDLSGWLTEHGREELGGSPFGAGTAPDPVRESERVDAGHNPLYPA
- a CDS encoding SDR family oxidoreductase, with translation MAEQIDERALQQDELVPPGTSSRGTGQTILITGATAGLGAEFARQLAGQGHHLVITSRNPLQLVAKAQGLEAQYGISVETLTTDLSTAEGVDVVAARLRQREQPITMLVNNAGSGLATEFHESESEDELAMLKLLVEAPMLLSHAAIQAFLARGGGRIINVSSVAGFIPEGSYGAAKAWSISFSRWANTRYKPDGVTITALCPGPVRTEFHTRAGIDTSKKPKWAWMDAEDVVREGLTAAAEGRSVCIPSRRYRSLMAAARFSPDAVVERFSRIEPKAR
- a CDS encoding MBL fold metallo-hydrolase; this encodes MASTAPAPEPQPEQPPVPSSTSQADSHLTASVLADNPSGMTLEGTNTYLIGDPEAETVVVVDPGPVEGAEQHLEAVLEAARGRRIELILVTHHHGDHTGAVDLFAARTGAPVRGGSPDWSRGGEPLVPGERIPAAGVVITAWHTPGHTSDSFSFALPDDGAAGSVLTGDTVLGRGTTVIDHPDGTLADYLRSLETLIALGDATVLPAHGPVLPSMAQVGAIYRNHRQQRLDQARQALAGLEEGQRNTSSIDELARLLSHTVYPDIDERVRPAAVKSLSAQLAYLENESDQG
- a CDS encoding TIGR03364 family FAD-dependent oxidoreductase, which gives rise to MDNSSDLLVIGSGIIGLATAYRAHRQGRTVRVIDSNDRPVGASIQNFGHACFTGQGDVIQPVAERARSGWLEAAREVGFWAAESGTHVPAMTELEHQVLREFAEHRGPEQVRLLARDDVAGRIGHPGLPAIGGAHLPLDLRVNPREAAPALARWLSARGVDFVWGTRVTALSDGSVQTSRGDFTARQVVACPGDQLGQLFPETAARHGVRVCTLVMSLIERPTAVPADLALLTGTSLARYDGFGAMPSIGALRRELAEREPELVGCIANLMVTGIPDGLLIGDSHAYAHSPEPFIDEDLGRLLLDRASAILGIGTPVVRQRWLGRYADSASTNLILERPDDRTTVAVVTSGIGMTLSFGIADLVLSGESVLGY